In Mastigocladopsis repens PCC 10914, a single window of DNA contains:
- the dapF gene encoding diaminopimelate epimerase, whose product MAIEFTKYHGLGNDFILIDNRSSSIPVLTPEQAVKLCDRHFGIGANGVIFSLPGQNGTDYTMRIFNSDGSEPEMCGNGIRCLATFLADLEGDTRNGDQYRIHTLAGVITLQLMPDGQVKVDMGLPRLLASEIPTNLCPANEKVINQPLEVAGKTWHVTCVSMGNPHCITFVDDVAAIPLEVIGSQFEHHPAFPQRTNTEFIEVVRRDYVKMRVWERGAGITLACGTGACASLVAGVLTGRCDDTATVELPGGSLQIEWSQEDQRVYMTGPTERVFTGKIG is encoded by the coding sequence ATGGCAATCGAATTTACTAAGTATCACGGTTTAGGTAATGACTTCATTTTGATTGACAATCGCTCGTCATCTATTCCTGTACTCACTCCTGAACAAGCAGTTAAGTTGTGCGATCGCCACTTTGGTATTGGTGCTAATGGTGTCATTTTTAGCTTACCAGGACAAAACGGTACTGACTACACAATGCGGATTTTCAATTCTGATGGTTCTGAACCAGAAATGTGTGGTAACGGCATTCGCTGTTTGGCTACTTTTTTAGCTGATTTGGAGGGTGACACCAGAAACGGCGACCAATATCGCATTCATACATTGGCTGGTGTAATTACACTCCAACTCATGCCAGATGGTCAAGTTAAGGTGGATATGGGTCTCCCCAGGCTACTTGCCAGTGAAATTCCCACCAACCTTTGTCCAGCTAACGAAAAAGTCATTAATCAGCCGCTAGAGGTGGCAGGGAAAACGTGGCATGTCACCTGTGTCAGTATGGGTAATCCTCACTGTATTACTTTTGTAGATGACGTAGCAGCAATTCCTTTGGAAGTTATTGGTTCCCAATTTGAGCATCATCCTGCTTTTCCACAAAGGACAAATACAGAATTTATTGAAGTGGTACGCCGTGACTACGTGAAAATGCGGGTATGGGAACGTGGCGCTGGTATTACTTTAGCTTGTGGGACTGGTGCGTGTGCTTCCTTGGTGGCTGGTGTTTTGACTGGGAGATGTGATGACACTGCAACCGTTGAACTGCCTGGAGGATCTTTACAAATTGAATGGTCACAAGAAGACCAACGGGTTTACATGACAGGACCGACCGAGCGGGTTTTCACTGGGAAAATTGGCTAG
- a CDS encoding 2Fe-2S iron-sulfur cluster-binding protein — protein sequence MSTIKFVNENQEVVTAYGANLRLKALENRIPIYKMMAKLTNCGGYGQCGTCIVEIVEGMENLSSRTEVEKVMLKRKPESYRLACQTCVYGPVSVKTKP from the coding sequence ATGAGTACAATCAAATTTGTCAACGAGAATCAGGAAGTCGTGACAGCCTATGGTGCTAACTTGAGGCTAAAAGCTTTAGAAAACCGCATCCCCATTTATAAGATGATGGCAAAACTGACTAACTGCGGGGGTTACGGTCAATGTGGTACTTGTATTGTGGAAATTGTTGAAGGGATGGAAAACCTTTCTTCTCGGACGGAAGTAGAAAAAGTCATGCTCAAGAGAAAGCCCGAAAGCTATCGTTTGGCGTGTCAAACCTGTGTCTATGGTCCTGTGAGTGTCAAAACTAAACCTTAG
- a CDS encoding Hfq-related RNA-binding protein, translating to MITEFDTSLPSVRQVQNLIQQAKTIQLKLLTDDILTGKVIWQDAQCVCLVDENNQQTTVWKQAIVYIKPKD from the coding sequence ATGATTACGGAATTTGATACTTCACTGCCCAGCGTTCGGCAAGTACAAAACCTAATTCAACAGGCAAAGACAATTCAGTTAAAACTACTAACCGACGACATACTGACTGGGAAAGTTATATGGCAGGACGCACAATGTGTCTGTCTTGTGGATGAAAACAACCAGCAGACCACTGTTTGGAAGCAAGCAATTGTATACATCAAGCCCAAAGATTAG